A DNA window from Arachis hypogaea cultivar Tifrunner chromosome 18, arahy.Tifrunner.gnm2.J5K5, whole genome shotgun sequence contains the following coding sequences:
- the LOC112771404 gene encoding uncharacterized protein isoform X2, which translates to MASLLSCSSLPSPRQGFTKLNVNGWSFDTDHRAGFGCHLTDDCGGWLVGISGFLGNTSILYAELFAVERGLLLAWDWGIRRDWEVQVQHTLRGMNSCADLLAKKGARDDDALKVWLLPPLPMKCLMINDSMDVPCVYDYTGTSNAVSSSTSSSTEPLDEDTKNLDYDSDAKNSKMQARTEEELAQALTSQVASSHLGSSSPSRLEPGTVSWEFTPEGFTKLNVEGSLCESHDRAGFGCLLKDDCGAWIVGISGFLGNVSILYAELIALKRGLILAWDWGIRMLLCHSDSLMVVSLVSGDLDYQHEYAGLVADIQNLLERDWEVHVERTPSKGVSSADWLAKQGANDVDALKIWLLPPLPMNFSLMGEDSMDVPCVYDFTGTYEAGTSLIISSPDEDTENPDYDLELIEAKNAIMQARMEEELIQAQLAQDEPRIVCWVCPPQGFAKLNVDGSFYEKQQKAGFGCLLRDDCGTWVVGISGFLENSSILHAELAAVERGLLLAWDWGIRKLICHSDSMTVVSLVSNGGNHDRHQFAGLLANIQELLQRDWQVQVEHTLREGNSCADWLAKDGAKDDVVLKVWLLAPPSMGDLLMDDFMGVPSLRPSNQKTVSKLERAVRARLRGKR; encoded by the exons ATGGCAAGTCTTCTTTCTTGTTCATCTCTTCCTTCTCCACGGCAGGGCTTCACTAAGCTGAATGTGAATGGCTGGTCATTTGACACTGATCACAGAGCTGGATTTGGTTGTCATCTTACAGATGATTGTGGCGGTTGGTTGGTTGGAATTTCTGGATTTTTGGGGAACACTTCAATTCTATATGCTGAGTTGTTTGCTGTCGAAAGAGGCCTCCTTCTCGCCTGGGATTGGGGGATCC GCCGAGATTGGGAGGTGCAAGTTCAGCACACTCTAAGAGGAATGAACTCTTGTGCTGATTTGTTGGCGAAGAAAGGGGCTAGGGATGACGATGCACTCAAGGTCTGGCTTCTACCTCCACTACCAATGAAGTGCTTGATGATAAATGATTCCATGGATGTTCCTTGTGTTTATG ATTATACCGGGACAAGCAATGCTGTTTCTAGTAGCACTTCATCAAGCACCGAGCCTCTTGATGAAGATACAAAAAATCTAGATT ATGACAGTGATGCCAAGAATTCTAAAATGCAGGCAAGGACAGAGGAAGAACTCGCTCAAGCTCTGACTTCTCAA GTGGCAAGTAGTCATTTGGGTTCATCATCGCCTTCTCGGCTTGAGCCAGGTACTGTTAGTTGGGAGTTTACACCAGAGGGGTTCACAAAGCTGAATGTGGAAGGTAGCTTATGTGAAAGTCATGACCGGGCGGGCTTTGGCTGTCTGCTTAAGGATGATTGTGGTGCTTGGATTGTGGGTATTTCTGGTTTTCTTGGGAATGTTTCCATTCTATATGCTGAGTTGATTGCTTTGAAAAGGGGCCTCATTCTAGCTTGGGATTGGGGCATCCGTATGCTTCTTTGTCATTCGGATTCTTTAATGGTAGTGTCTTTGGTATCTGGTGATCTTGACTATCAACATGAATATGCTGGATTGGTGGCTGATATCCAAAATCTACTTGAGCGAGATTGGGAGGTGCATGTTGAGCGCACACCTAGTAAAGGGGTATCTTCTGCTGATTGGTTAGCTAAGCAAGGGGCTAACGATGTTGATGCTCTAAAGATCTGGCTTTTACCTCCACTACCAATGAACTTCTCGCTGATGGGCGAAGATTCCATGGATGTTCCTTGTGTTTATG ATTTTACTGGGACATATGAAGCTGGCACTTCATTGATCATCAGTTCGCCCGATGAAGATACAGAGAATCCAGATT ATGATCTTGAACTGATTGAAGCCAAGAATGCTATAATGCAAGCAAGGATGGAGGAGGAACTCATTCAGGCACAGCTTGCTCAA GATGAACCAAGGATAGTCTGTTGGGTGTGTCCGCCACAGGGGTTCGCAAAGCTGAACGTGGATGGTAGCTTTTATGAAAAACAGCAAAAAGCAGGCTTTGGCTGTTTGCTGAGGGATGATTGTGGTACTTGGGTAGTTGGCATCTCCGGCTTCCTTGAAAACAGTTCCATTCTGCATGCCGAGTTGGCTGCTGTCGAAAGAGGCCTCCTTCTAGCCTGGGATTGGGGCATCCGAAAGCTTATATGTCATTCAGACTCTATGACTGTAGTGAGCTTGGTCTCGAATGGCGGCAACCATGATCGCCATCAATTTGCTGGATTGTTGGCCAATATCCAAGAACTGTTGCAGCGAGACTGGCAGGTCCAGGTTGAGCATACTTTGAGAGAAGGGAACTCTTGTGCTGATTGGTTAGCAAAGGACGGGGCTAAAGACGATGTTGTGCTCAAGGTCTGGCTGCTAGCTCCACCGTCAATGGGTGACTTACTGATGGATGATTTCATGGGAGTCCCCTCTCTTAGACCTTCAAACCAGAAGACAGTTAGCAAGTTGGAGAGAGCCGTTCGCGCCAGATTGCGCGGCAAGAGATGA
- the LOC112771404 gene encoding uncharacterized protein isoform X1, whose protein sequence is MASLLSCSSLPSPRQGFTKLNVNGWSFDTDHRAGFGCHLTDDCGGWLVGISGFLGNTSILYAELFAVERGLLLAWDWGIRKLLCHSDSLMAVTLVSDNLDYHHQYAGLMADIQNLLGRDWEVQVQHTLRGMNSCADLLAKKGARDDDALKVWLLPPLPMKCLMINDSMDVPCVYDYTGTSNAVSSSTSSSTEPLDEDTKNLDYDSDAKNSKMQARTEEELAQALTSQVASSHLGSSSPSRLEPGTVSWEFTPEGFTKLNVEGSLCESHDRAGFGCLLKDDCGAWIVGISGFLGNVSILYAELIALKRGLILAWDWGIRMLLCHSDSLMVVSLVSGDLDYQHEYAGLVADIQNLLERDWEVHVERTPSKGVSSADWLAKQGANDVDALKIWLLPPLPMNFSLMGEDSMDVPCVYDFTGTYEAGTSLIISSPDEDTENPDYDLELIEAKNAIMQARMEEELIQAQLAQDEPRIVCWVCPPQGFAKLNVDGSFYEKQQKAGFGCLLRDDCGTWVVGISGFLENSSILHAELAAVERGLLLAWDWGIRKLICHSDSMTVVSLVSNGGNHDRHQFAGLLANIQELLQRDWQVQVEHTLREGNSCADWLAKDGAKDDVVLKVWLLAPPSMGDLLMDDFMGVPSLRPSNQKTVSKLERAVRARLRGKR, encoded by the exons ATGGCAAGTCTTCTTTCTTGTTCATCTCTTCCTTCTCCACGGCAGGGCTTCACTAAGCTGAATGTGAATGGCTGGTCATTTGACACTGATCACAGAGCTGGATTTGGTTGTCATCTTACAGATGATTGTGGCGGTTGGTTGGTTGGAATTTCTGGATTTTTGGGGAACACTTCAATTCTATATGCTGAGTTGTTTGCTGTCGAAAGAGGCCTCCTTCTCGCCTGGGATTGGGGGATCCGTAAGCTTCTTTGTCATTCGGATTCTTTAATGGCTGTGACTTTGGTGTCTGATAATCTTGACTATCACCATCAATATGCTGGATTGATGGCTGATATCCAAAATTTGTTAGGCCGAGATTGGGAGGTGCAAGTTCAGCACACTCTAAGAGGAATGAACTCTTGTGCTGATTTGTTGGCGAAGAAAGGGGCTAGGGATGACGATGCACTCAAGGTCTGGCTTCTACCTCCACTACCAATGAAGTGCTTGATGATAAATGATTCCATGGATGTTCCTTGTGTTTATG ATTATACCGGGACAAGCAATGCTGTTTCTAGTAGCACTTCATCAAGCACCGAGCCTCTTGATGAAGATACAAAAAATCTAGATT ATGACAGTGATGCCAAGAATTCTAAAATGCAGGCAAGGACAGAGGAAGAACTCGCTCAAGCTCTGACTTCTCAA GTGGCAAGTAGTCATTTGGGTTCATCATCGCCTTCTCGGCTTGAGCCAGGTACTGTTAGTTGGGAGTTTACACCAGAGGGGTTCACAAAGCTGAATGTGGAAGGTAGCTTATGTGAAAGTCATGACCGGGCGGGCTTTGGCTGTCTGCTTAAGGATGATTGTGGTGCTTGGATTGTGGGTATTTCTGGTTTTCTTGGGAATGTTTCCATTCTATATGCTGAGTTGATTGCTTTGAAAAGGGGCCTCATTCTAGCTTGGGATTGGGGCATCCGTATGCTTCTTTGTCATTCGGATTCTTTAATGGTAGTGTCTTTGGTATCTGGTGATCTTGACTATCAACATGAATATGCTGGATTGGTGGCTGATATCCAAAATCTACTTGAGCGAGATTGGGAGGTGCATGTTGAGCGCACACCTAGTAAAGGGGTATCTTCTGCTGATTGGTTAGCTAAGCAAGGGGCTAACGATGTTGATGCTCTAAAGATCTGGCTTTTACCTCCACTACCAATGAACTTCTCGCTGATGGGCGAAGATTCCATGGATGTTCCTTGTGTTTATG ATTTTACTGGGACATATGAAGCTGGCACTTCATTGATCATCAGTTCGCCCGATGAAGATACAGAGAATCCAGATT ATGATCTTGAACTGATTGAAGCCAAGAATGCTATAATGCAAGCAAGGATGGAGGAGGAACTCATTCAGGCACAGCTTGCTCAA GATGAACCAAGGATAGTCTGTTGGGTGTGTCCGCCACAGGGGTTCGCAAAGCTGAACGTGGATGGTAGCTTTTATGAAAAACAGCAAAAAGCAGGCTTTGGCTGTTTGCTGAGGGATGATTGTGGTACTTGGGTAGTTGGCATCTCCGGCTTCCTTGAAAACAGTTCCATTCTGCATGCCGAGTTGGCTGCTGTCGAAAGAGGCCTCCTTCTAGCCTGGGATTGGGGCATCCGAAAGCTTATATGTCATTCAGACTCTATGACTGTAGTGAGCTTGGTCTCGAATGGCGGCAACCATGATCGCCATCAATTTGCTGGATTGTTGGCCAATATCCAAGAACTGTTGCAGCGAGACTGGCAGGTCCAGGTTGAGCATACTTTGAGAGAAGGGAACTCTTGTGCTGATTGGTTAGCAAAGGACGGGGCTAAAGACGATGTTGTGCTCAAGGTCTGGCTGCTAGCTCCACCGTCAATGGGTGACTTACTGATGGATGATTTCATGGGAGTCCCCTCTCTTAGACCTTCAAACCAGAAGACAGTTAGCAAGTTGGAGAGAGCCGTTCGCGCCAGATTGCGCGGCAAGAGATGA